The following are from one region of the Stigmatella ashevillena genome:
- a CDS encoding DUF2000 domain-containing protein: MPELFTTKIALIVREDLAGWQKLNVTAFLASGITASAPEALGEPYEDAAGRRYSRMLGQPMLVFGASRAQLQGAHRAALERGLTATVYVGAMFATGNDEANRAVFRAENPEDLDLVGLALRGDRKQLDKAVKGLALHK, encoded by the coding sequence ATGCCCGAACTGTTCACGACCAAGATCGCCCTCATCGTGCGAGAGGATCTCGCCGGTTGGCAGAAGTTGAATGTCACCGCCTTTCTGGCCTCTGGCATCACCGCCTCGGCACCCGAAGCTCTCGGTGAGCCTTATGAGGATGCCGCAGGGCGGCGCTACAGCCGGATGTTGGGCCAGCCCATGCTTGTCTTCGGTGCCTCACGGGCTCAGCTTCAGGGCGCGCACCGCGCCGCACTCGAGCGCGGCCTGACCGCCACGGTCTACGTCGGTGCCATGTTCGCGACAGGCAACGATGAGGCGAACCGCGCGGTCTTCCGAGCCGAGAACCCGGAGGATCTCGACCTGGTGGGCCTCGCGCTCCGTGGCGACCGGAAACAGCTCGACAAGG